Part of the Candidatus Marsarchaeota archaeon genome is shown below.
ATCAATATCGAGTCATTTTCGATGGAGGCTACAGAGGACATGTTTATTATTGTCACATTCGGGTACATGGAGCCAAGTCCGTATTCCTTTAAAGAGCTGTTCACGTCTCCGTAAAACAGCGAAATGCCTGCGCAGTTCACGCAATCCGAAGTTGCATTAAGGATGTACACTTTGACAGGAAACGGGCTTTTGAGCAGCGTTGCGTTGAAGTACACCTTAGATATGTTCGAGGCAGAATATGACACGAGAGAATATGGGAGTATCAGCGTGCTGCTGTTATAATCAAGCGCGTTCTGATAGCTGACATACGCGCTTAGCGACGTATTGAGGCGCACGTGCGTAACCGTCGTACTCGGGGGCGCTTTTATATGGCTTAAGACTACAGTAAGGTATAAGCCGCTCCCAAGCATTGCAACTAAAAATATTACGACAATAACTGCTATTATGACTTTCAGCTTTGCCAATCCCTATACACCATTAATACTCCTTCTTTTTTGCAAAGGCCTTTGAAAAAAGTCTTGTAAGCGCATTCTCGTGGCTTCCTACGCGTTTAATGATCCCATAGATCCTTATGTACTTGATCCTCCTGTTTATCCTGACGTCATATTTCATGCTTTAACCCTTGAGCTCTATATAGCCTGTTGAAACCATCTTGTTTAGCATCTGCTCGACGCGCGGAGGGGATATCTTGTAGGTTTTTGAAAACTCCATAAGGTCTATCGTATTGTTATGCGCATCGATCCAGTCCTCTATCATTACCATGAGCGACTCGTCCGAAAATGTCTCAAGCGATGACAGCCTGTTTTTCAGATCCCTGTTTTCGGCTGAAAGCTGCGCTGCCTGGACAGTCAGGTTTTTATTCGAAGCGGTAAGCTCTATGTTGAGCCTCTTCAATTCCCTGTATTCATTGAACAGCGAATCGTAGTTGTTGAAAAGCGCGCTGTAATTTTGCGACAGCGAGTTAAGCATGTCGTCTATGGCAGAATCCACATACTGGTATGTGCCTGCGGGGTCTGCATAATAGAGGTCAGTTATCAATGACAATATGCCAAGAAGGTTCTTTATAACATACAGCCTTCGCATCTTTTCGCTTGTGTCCTGCGCTATCGAATATTGCACAGATATCGTGTCAGGCTTCAATGTTATTATGAAGAACAGGAATGGGTTTTTCTGTATATCCCTGCTTTCTATGTTCAGCATCACAAGGCTGTTGTCCGGATTTATTTTTATGGAGAACATCTGCAGCGTGGAAAGCCTTTTGGATATGGTCTGGAAGTCGCCGGTCAGCGTACCCTTAAGCGTGAACTCCGCAATTTTGGGCTCAACAAGCCCCGTTTCATTAGCCATTCAAACAAACCTTAGCCAATTTGTGCATTATAATTTTTATATGCACACTTTTATAATGTTTTAGCCGCACTTCTTATATTCAAAAGCGCATCAACTCTTTATACGGGCAGTGCCCTTTTTGGCTTCCGGCTGCGCCTTCAACCCTGGCGTATAGCTCAGAAGGGACAATGCATACATAAGCGCAATGACAACAATGCCAGCGACAACCGCCCCGATGCTCCTGCCTGTAGCTATAAGCACAGCGGCAAAAAGCACACCTATCACCAAATAGGATATTGTCTTGGTGTTATACGAATCCCTAGCCTTTTTATATTTTACATAGCAGTCCTTGCAAACGACAAGCCTGTAGCCCTTTTCGTTCTTAGTCACGTTCTTCTTAAACCAGCGCATCGCGTCTATAATCCTGTCGTTTTTTACTTCAAGGCCGTCCTTCTCCAAGCCGCATATTATGCAGCGCGATTCCTTCTTCATCAAATCAACTTAAGCTTATGGTTGCATCGAATATCCTTCCCGATTCAGCAAGCAGTCTCTGCTCCTCCATGCTGTTTATTGCATCGTTAATGGTTACATCGTCCATGCCAAGCCTTCTAAATATGTTTATTATGGCATCGCGCTTCAGGTTTATCTTTTCAAGCATTCCGGCAAAGGCTATGGCGTTTACGTGCCTGTGCATCTTCTCCATGTCTGAAAAGAGCTTCTCTATGCTGCTCTCATCTACCTTGTATATGGTGAGCACCCTTCTCAGCTCCTGCCTGCTTATCACAAACGTATCCTTAGGCATTCATAACACCTGTCGATGAAATAATCCTAGTTATAAGCATATCATCTATGCTGAGGCTCTTCAGGAACGACACTATGTCTGCATTCGTGACCCCGTTCGTTGCCATGAGCCTTACAAAGTCAAGTATCTTCAATGACCTGCCTTCGGTGTCAATGGTGCTGAATATCTTGTTTATAGAATCAACGTTCACATTATACTCTATGAACTTGTTCTTAAGCTCCTCTTCCTCAAACTGGTAATCGCGCTGTATAATGCCTGCACTGAGCTCGCTTTGCGTCAGCACATCTGACAGGTCTATTGTGTACACGTACAGCGGCTCCTCGCCCTTGACCCTGTCCAATACGAATATTTCTGGGAACTGCAGCGATGTCTGGAAAGCCATGTTAACCGCGGCCTGCCCAACTCCAAATTTGCTTATCTCAGACCTTATGAAGTCTGAAAAATTAAGGGATCCCTGCACGTAGTCAAGGAACTTTTCGAACTTTATCCTTAGTATGAAGGATGTTCCCACGTTTGAGAATATTGCTTCGTTTATGTCTGTTGGGTTTTGTGACGCCACTATAAGGCCGAACTGGTACTTCCTGCCCTCCCTTACGATCATAACGGCATCGCTTTTTTCATCGCCTGCAATTTTCCACGCTTCATCAAGCACCACCAATGTGCGTATGCCCTTATTTTCGCTCCAGCCCTCGAATCGCATGCGCTCCTTTAACGTCTGCAGTATGAACAAGGCAGCAAGGGCCCTGAATCGTTCATCAGGCAGGCCGGACAGGTCTATATCAACCAGCCCTGAGCTTGCGAGCTTCTGCAGGTTTATTGTGCTTTTCCTTGAAAAATAATCCTCGCCCTCCCTTGCAAATTGCCTTAGCCTGTATATTGCATTTTCAAGCTCTGCAGGATATTCATAGGTGCCTTCCTGCAGCTGCTCCTCGAGTATCGATATCGCATCCTTCAGGGTAGGCGCGTCTTTTCCTTCCGGCGCAGGCTCTGCTATGTTGAACCCTGCGTTGACATACGCCTGCTCTATAGCTTCTTCTGTGAGCCGCCTCTGCTCCGGATATGCTGCTATATCCGTCAGTATCTCAAAAGATGTCAGTATCTGCTTTGTCCTGTCCAGGGGTTTCATTCCTGAGAGGTCCATGATGTTTATATAGTCTCCTTTGCCTAGCGATACTATTACGCCGCCGCTCTGTTTTACCCATGCTTTGTACTCGGCAGCCCAGTCTATTATCACTGCATTTGTATCCCATATATAGCTGGCCCTTATTAGGAAAGTTTTCACGAAATAGCTTTTTCCCGCGCCTGTTATTCCTACAACTGCTATATGCGGGTTCGTGAGGTTCGTGAAAGACCAGCTGAACGGGACCTTGAACAGCTTCGTGCTTCCTATGTATATTGCCTTGAATGGGTCGTTTATCAATACGTTTGCAGGCGGCTCAGGGGGCCTTGACATGAAAGCCCTCTTCCCTATTTCATTGCTCATTATATGCTGCAATTTTAATATGGACATTATAATCAACTCTCCTGGTCAAACATGTTTGTCAATTCGCTGAACGTTGTCGGCAGTGAAAAATTGAAGTTGAATGTTGCATAAAGCTCCCTGCCAATGATCCTCTGCGTTGCCACATCGAAGGCGCTGAAATTCAGCTTAAGCTGCTCTATCTGGCCTTCCAGCGCGTCAAGAGCTGCCTTCTCCGACACTCCAATTGCAGTAGTCTCTATATACATGACCGTAGCTATCGGCTTTTCTCCCTGCGAGATTCTGTTTATCTTTGCCTGTATTGTATTGAGCTTTCTTTGGATATCTGATATTGTGACTTCGTTGGCATTGTTCTGCATGGCTCTTGAGAGCTGGAATTCCTGGTACGAACGTTTGCCTTCAAGCTCGTCCCTTATTCGCTGCACGTCCTGCCCTGCCGAAAGCACGTGGAATTTGAATGGAAAGTTTACGTTCATTACCATCTTTTCCCATGTGTCTGGGGCATTGGTCATTTTGTCCTCGTCATCCTCAGGCGCATTCTCCTCCCTGAAAGTGTAGCTGAATAGGTTCACGGCTATATACCCTGTTGCATAGAATATGCCGTTCACGTTCTTTATCACTGTGTTCTGCGCCTTGTTTATAAGGTAGTCCTTAGAAGGCTGGAAGCTAACACCCAGAATCGAGGTTATTGTTGAGAAGATCCTGTCATCAGCCCAATTCATTGCAAGTATGAAAATGGCTGTCAATACGAGTAGCAGTATCGCAATCGCATGCAGTATGCCTTTTCCGAAAGCCGACAGGCCTACGAAAGCAAACAGTATTATTATAAGGCAGAAAAGCAGATACATGAGCTTGACTTCATCCATTAGATCACTTGTTCTTGTATATTCTTGTTTATCTGCTCGGTTACCGTTGAAAATGGTATCAGGTATTCCGGCTCGACGAACTTGAGCAGGTCAGCTCCTGTTATTATGCTTGGCGGGACGCCGAACAGCGACCCTATCCCGGACATGAGCTCCCTGGCCTTTTGCTGGGCTATGCTTATGGCTTCGTACTCCTTGCTGCCTGTTGCTGACACTGTCACATAGGAAAGGAGCTCGAATGACAGGCTTTTGCTTATGCTGTCAAGCATGTTCCTCCACATTGCAAGCTTGCCCCTAACCCTCTCAAGGTCCTTTTTCGGGGCATTCTTGTCCTGCAGCTCAGCCTCCTCGTTTTCGGTCATGCTGATCGTTTCCCTGAGCTTCTGTATGTAATCATCCTTGTTCATCACATAGAGCTCCGTAGTGTACCTTGCCGGATCCTTAGAAAGGCCAACGAGCTTGCTTATCTGCATTGCAAAATCCAGCTTTTCTTCATCTTCCATCTCTGTAGCAGACCTGTAGACAGGTATTGATATGTACACAGTGGCTATGAAATTGTCTCCGACCCTTTTAAGTATTGTGTCCTCGGTTTGCGACATCCAGTAAGCATTCTCCTTGCTAAGCACTATATGCCTTTTGTGCTGCTTTATAAGCGGTATTATAAGGTACGAATAGTACTTCGATGAAAATGCCAGTGCGTCAAAAATCATCGAAAGCAGTAGGAATATGATTTTTATGTAGGCTGGGATGAGCAGGTCCGGCGCCAGGATCACAACGCCAAGAAATATTGCCGATATAAACAACAGCCCTACAAAAACCATCGATTGACTTGCCATTATATCATTCTTAGTTTGTTTTAAAGTTTAATAAATTTATCTAAACGGGATCATATGAATCCGGCGCGAAGCCTTCCGCTCATCCTTGCAGTGCCTCCTATAAAGTTGGCGAGCTGCACTATGAATGCATATGTCACTGCGCTTATCAGGGCAGGGTAGAAGAGTATCAAAAGCCAGAACGAATTTATCGTAGACTCTATGCTGCTTAGGTTTGTGACCAATGGGCTTGTGGATGTGAGGGCATTAAGCTCAGCTCCTCGTCCAGCGCCATACCTTGCAAGCAATGCCGATTCGGCATTGAGCTGCGTAATCAGGTGCGGTGCCGTAAAGTAGAAAGCGACTGCAAACAACAGCGGCATTACAAAGTAAAAGCCTGCCGCAGTCGCTATGAGTATGCCACCAAGCGATCTGGTTGGAAGTATTGCCCTCAATATCACGCCAGGCACCAGGAATACAGGTATTGCGGCCACGGCAAAGAATACTATAAGGTAATATTCCGCGTACAACGCAAGTATGCCGTCTGCTATGAACGAAGTTATGACTGCCGTCGGCTCTATGTAGAATATATCCAATCCCAAGAACGCAAGCGGCACTATCTCGTTGGTTATGTTGGCTGCAGGATACGCTGGCGTCGATATTGTCGCCTTGATTGACGATAAATACATATCATAGAAATATGTGCGGAACAATTCGTTATAAACGTTTTCTGCTGAGTTTATTGTCGTGGTTATAAGGTGCAAAGCAGTTGCGTAGGGGTTTATCGCCCCAACGAAAACGCCAGGCACCAGGCCGAATACAACTGCGCTTATGTAAAGGAATAGCACCACAATAATGGCGCTCGCAATCGCCTCATAAAGCTCCCCTACTCCGAAATTCCTTATCCTGCTGTTTTTGGTAGCTGCCCCAACCATAAATATGCCTCCTGCAATGAGGAAAGCTATAAGCACCACTATTATGGCTATTGGTATGTAGCCCTGCCACGAGAAGTATATAGATTCGTTTATCGGGCAGTACCATGGCTCAGTGCTCTGAATTGTCTGTTCCAAGCTTGGAGGGAGCAGCCCGCACCTGAGCGGCGGCGGCGTAGGCGTCGGGGTGCACGCAATCATATTGCTCGGGCAGCCGTTCGACGGGCCTGTAGTCTGATAGCTGCAGTCGGTAGGGCAGCTAAACCCTGTTGTTGGATTTACGCAGGTGTCGCAGCTGTAATATGCGGTGGATGTGCTTGTGGTGGAAGTGGTCGTGCTGCTTGTCGTAGACGTAGTTGAAGTGCTGGTTGTAGAAGTAGTAGAACTGGATGTTGAAGTAGTAGAGGTTGTTGTAAATATTGTGGATGTAGTGGTCCTGATTGTAGAAGTGGTCGTGGTATGGAAAGCAATGCACTCTTCTTCAACACCGCCATGCGGGCACCTATTCGGAAGCACTTTGCAGTACCCATTGCATGGATAAAGTTCGCCGCAAAAGTCGCAATATGTCGTCATTATTGGATCGGAAAGCAGCTTTTCCGTAGACATTGTAAAAATTGCATAGGCCGGCTCGCCCTGGGTCTGTGACGACTGCGCGAAAGATAAGCCGCCAGATATTTTCTGGATTCCAGAGCCTTGGCTCAATCCAACATTAGCATAGCCCAGCGCATAACCAATGATTACCGCTAGAATTGCAATGTATACTGCATAGCTTACCAATCTCTTGTCGTAGTTCAATCCATTACACCTATATGAAGTTTGACAGCAGCTCCATGAAGCTCACCCTTTCTCCAACAGCTTTTGAAAAGTCAATTATAAATGCATCAAGTATGACAAAGTTTATGAAAGGAATAAAGGTAAGGCCGACTATCGCATATCCGAAGCCGCTTATTATGCTCGTAGGTATAAGCGATACCGTGCCTGTAGCCACGAATTCTAAGAAATCAGCTATTCCAGCAGGTAGTATTGATATCAGACCGGCTCCTGAAAGCATGTTCACGTTTATGAAGCCGTATGTGATGCTTATGAGCAGCGGGTATACAATCCCAAGGCCCAGGCCAAACGCAATCATGGCTCCGCCAAACGTCCTGGTAAAGCCGAATACCCTGGCGATTAGCCCTATTGTAAGGAAGAACGTAAGGAACAGTATCGAGCCGGATATTAGCAGCAGCTGCAGGTTATTCAGCACAAGCATGAAGACGAGCCCGGAAAGGGCAAGGCCGATATAGCCCTCCAGGCCTGCAGGATAAACGCTGTTTAGGGTGGTGCTTATCTTAAGGCCCAAAATGGGCTGCAGCCCAAGGGAAAAGCCCGGCGATTGCCCTGCAACAAGCGCCAAGACGTCAACGAATTCGAAATACGAGAACGCGTTGTTGGTAAAAGTGCCTATATCACATGCTGAAAGCGAGAAAAGCGTGTTTATGCTTGCAGTATTGCATTCTTTAGGGAGCAGCCCTACGCTGTTGTACGCATTCACTGGATTAATCAGGAAAACGTAGAACAGCCCAAGGAATATTGCAAGCAGCATAAGCGATATTAATGCCTCGTATATCTGCACCTTTGCCCAGTTCTTCGCATTCTGGCTGTATATCGTGCTGCCGAGCATGTATACAAATGCGGCAACGAATATGACTATGAGCACCGCGATTATTGCGATTGACATTCCGCCTGCAGGCGGGAACACCCCGTAGTATATCGAAGTGGTGGTAGTGCTTGCGCCAGCTATATTCGGAATAAGCGCGAGTGCTACTGCTAAAAGCACCGCAACTGCTGTTACATCTCTGATCTTGCTCATATGACTCCTCTCAATGCCTTCGACGTGCTCAGGCTCGGCGCGCCTAGGAAATCACCTACAGTTTCAGCGAAATCAAGCGAAAACATTATTGCTAAGATCGTGCCGAGCAGCAGGTACATTACAGGCGTGACAACAGATTCTATGAATTCTGTCACAACATTCCCGTGTATGAAGGATATAAGTGCGCTCAAGTCGCTAACAGGGTTGAAAATCGTTGTTATGGTGAACGGATCAGAAGTCAAAGCCGTTACTGTAACGGCAGTTATGGGCGGCATCGTTGCTACAAACGCTATGATCAGCGGAAGGAAAATGTAGAATCCTATAAATAACCCAAGGAAAGCCCCGCCAGCCGCGCGAGTCCATGGTATGGTGCGCAGAACTATCCCGACATAGAGGAATATCGGGAAAAGGCTGTATATCAGCGACAAAAGCACGGCCACTCCGAAAAGCAAGGCTATTATAACTCCTGTAAAGCTTATCAGCAGCTTCAATATCTGCGTAATGAAATAAGCGCCGTAATACGGCGAGAAGCCAATTCCCCAATAATTGGGGTGCAGGCCTATGGACGTAGATGCCAGAAGCGAATAGAAATCGGATTCTACTGCCAAAGCCCTGAAAGCACCGAGCGTATTGAATGCAGTGCTAGCCACACTGACACAGTCGTTTGTAAAGATGCCTGTCCAGTCATATTTGGCCAGCACCCCGCTTTTGCCTATCGTGCTTCCTGTTGCGGAAAGCACGCCAAGAAATATCAGGATTATGAGTACGGTTATTACTGCCTCGCCTATCTCGGATTTTGCAAAGCTTGTAAGTTTATCTATGTTAAATGCATACCCTATTGCAAATGCCATGCCAGCTATCGTGAGCATTATCATAATGATCAATCCAGACAGCACGATTACGCCGCCTGCAATGGAAGTGTTCCCTATTACGCTATTGCTCGAAGCAGTAGTAGGAATAAGGCTGCTGCAAAGGTTTGTCGCGGACGAGCCGAAGCTGAAATTGGCAAGCATAAGCAAGGCCATTAGCGCTAGGGCTGCAATCCCTGCGTGCTTCCTTAATGACATGCTGCCGTACATCTGCATCAGACCAATTTTGACAGGCCTGCAAGGGCCGTATCGCCTCCCATGAGGCCGGATATGCCTATTATCCCGCTCAGCACTATTATGAGATTTATTATAGGTATGAAATATGCCGATATTCCAAGCACTCCATAAGTCCTCACCAGCATGTAATATCCGTTCAGTGCCTGCGTTTCAGTGCACCCCTGCGGCAGCCCGGAAATGTCAGGCGCAACAGGCACAGAATGATTTATAAGGGCAAGCAGCTGCGTTGCAAGCCCGGTAAAAGGTATCAGCAAATAGCTCGTGTCTTCAACCTCCGCATTAAGCAGGTTTCCGTCTGCCGGCCAGCATCCAGTGCTTTTCGTAGCGTTCGCTACGCTCGGCATGACGTAGAAGTTTGTCACATAAGGCCTGCCTGTGCTATTTGGTATGTAATAAGTCGAATTCGTGAAAAGGTTGCCGAACCCGTAATAAGCGCCAAGGTCATTCGAATTGTATGTGAATGGGGTTGTGCTGGTTGGCGGCGTATAGCCCATGAGTGCACCAAGGCCATGGCCTAGGTACAGGTATTCTATGGAGAATACCAGCGGGAAGAACAATATTGCGCCTATGCCTATGGCTATCAGCAGCCCGCCTATCTTTCTTGTAAAGGGCAGTACCCTGAGTATGACGCCGCCAAATATAAGGTACGGCCATATATATAGGAAGATAGAAGTTAAGGTGAGCTGCGCTATAAAGCTCTCAAGCGCAAGCGTCATCAGCACGCCTATGCTGTCGAGGGATTTGTACACCAGCCTAAGCCCAGCATATGGGGAATTTTGATAGTGTATGAACAGGTCAGCCTCTGTAGGCGCTGGAAGCATGCACTGCACAGATATTGGAGAAGGTGGCTCAGGCGATATGCATATGTTTATCTGCGGGCTCAGGTGCTCCAGGTAACCAATGAAAGCGTCGAATATAAAATACGAGTTTAGGTTGAGCGCAGTCTGGTTCGTAAGGTTTGCTATCACTACTCCTGATGCAGCAAGCGGGTAGTCCGCCTTCTCAGTAAATGTATTCTGCTTTGCCACTATGTTGCAAAGCCCAGGAAAGCCAGTTGGATTCTTGGAGAACAGCAGCGAGCTTCCTGTAAGCGACTTTGAGGCATTCAGCACCGAAAGCTGCGAACTTTCGTTTATGCCATTGCACAAGCTTAGGACATTCGCCGGGTTCATGAGCGCCGTTGAGGAAGTTACGGAATAGAACGCATCCCCGAATATCACCAGCACGCTTACCAGCAGCACTACAAGCACCGCAGTGCCTATGAGCTGGTAAAATTCTGTCATGGCCGACGACTTCACCCTGGCGTTGCCAAGTATTGCGCCTGCCATATACCATGCTCCAACTATGGCTCCATCAAGCACTATGGCTATTGCTATGAGCGGGAACAGAGATGAGTATACCCCGTGGAATGCAGAAATCTGCAGCAATATCGGTATAAGCAACATCATAAGCTCGCCCAAAATGACGCAACACCCTCTATGCCGGCATCAAGAGACCGCGCAAGGCCCATGGCAAATCCTATTGCAACTGCAAGGTTTAAGCCAAATAGGAATACAGCAAGAAATATAAATTCAGACATGTTCTGGATTATGTACGAAGCTACAGACACTATAGGAACCCTCAGCGTAGCATACAGCGACGAGCTAAGAAGGTTGTTCGTGACCGGAGTGGATACGCCCAGGCCAGAGCCGAAAATGGAGAATAGGCTGTTTTTGCTTGAGGTGATAAGCGTATTGCTTTCCAAGAAAGAAGAGCTCGGAAGAGCTGGAAGCACGTATGCAGTGCTCAGGCAGTTGGTGCAGCCGTACAGCGGATTCAGCGATGGCGTGTATATCCAATAAATTATGTAGCTGTCGAAAGCTATCATCAGCGGGTAAATTATGTATATCGCTATCGCTATTGCCAGCACCGCGTTAGAAATCGTTCGAAGGCCTGTGCCGCCGTATGGTATAAACCTTAGTACTAGCGCAACAGGCAGCAGCACTGTAAAAGCAGTATACTCAAATATGGGCAGCGCCAGGTACTGAAGGAACAGCATGCCTATAGTTATTATCAGTATTGGAGAGAGCGCGTCGAAATACACATCAGAAAGAGAGCCGTATAATGTTCCAAAGTCATGCGCATACGATATGGTTACGCTGAATACCCCTCCAATGGTCGGAGATATGCTAAGGTCTTGAGAAAGCACTGTAAATATCCTGCCGACTATCGCATACCTTATAGAGGTCTGGTAAACGTAGCCTATCAGGTTTATGCCTCGATTCAATGCCAGTGTGCCTATGTAATAATCCGCATATTCGAATGGCGTAAGCCCTGTAACTCCAGTGACTCCTGCTGCGGAAAGCACCTTCGAGCCGAGAGAAGCGGAAAGATTGCATGCTGATGTAGTAAGCGAAAGCAGCACGAGCAGTATTACTATGCTTATAACAAGCTGCGTTATCTCAACCCTTGTTATCTGTGTAAGCCTTACGCGCAAGGATGTTGGCATGAACCTGCTTATCATGAAAATAAATGCCACTACAAGGAAACCAAAAAGGATAATTATGTAATTTATCGGAAGCCACCCTGCTATGTAAGGAGAGCCAGGCCCGCCGTAAATGCTGCAGTAGTTTACTGCAGGCACTACTGTTGTGAAAGTTGTGCTTGTCGTGGAGCTTGTCGATGTTGTCGTAGTAGAGCTAGTAGTGGACGATGTTGTCGATGTTGTTGTAGACGTCGTAGAAGTCGTAGAAGTCGTAGATGTTGTCGATATTATTGTAGAGGAAGTTGTTTTTACCGTGCTGGTGGTGGAGCTTGTGGTGGTTTTGCTCGATTCGCAGGTGCCAAGCCTATATCCACTGTTGGAGAGGACGCATTCTCCACTGCTTGTTTTTGTAATATATTGCGCCTTGGAGTTTGCCACGCAGCTGTAGCCTGTATCGCATGAAGAATAGCCGCAATATCCATTAGGCGCATTTATTAGGCAGCTGCTTCCTGCACCGCCAAACACTGGCTGGCTTATCAAAGTGCTGTTTTGAACATCTGCAGTTTTGGAATATGCAGTATTAGGCACAATGCTATCTTGGTGGGCCGGCACCATTACAGGCGAGCTTTTTGCCGTTAAGCTGCTTGCAATATGGCTTCCGGCATATAAGAACGAAGCTACTGCTACAGCTATTATAATCATGTAAATAACTGCAGTCAATGCTTTATTATGCAAACTCACACCTATGCAATCTTGAATTTACCGACGCCCAAGCTCAGCTTTCCGCCAAGCATGCTTGCTATCGCGCCTGCAATCACCAGCGTTATCACAAGATCCAATATTATCAATATGAATTGAAAGAGCACAGGCGTTCCATAAAACCCTATGATATTGAATGCCGGATATATTGCGCCATGCCCTGAGAGCATAATGGCCATGCCCCCACCCCAGCCGTTTTCAAAGGAATTTGCATACAAGTTCGCGTTTGGGTCACCGGCAGTTTGTGCATCTACAAGTATATCTGAGGCAGTGCCGTAAGTCGGATATGCTATAACGCAAAGCGCATCTGTGAATAACGATTCCGCAGAAATACCGCTTCCAAAACAGGTTACTGTCGGTGCAGTGTTCTGCTGATACAGTATTGGCTGTATGTAATTTGTCATAGGTACATTGAATACAACCAGCATTGCTGGAAAGATGAGCCCTATTGCCATGCCGATTGCTATGAAGCTGCCTCCGAGCCCACGAAGGAACGGTATGGCGCGGAACACTATGCCTATTGGCAGGAATAGCGCCAGGCCTATGAGCACTATGTAATAAAGGAGGCTGCTGAGGGTTTCAAGCAC
Proteins encoded:
- a CDS encoding cell division protein ZapB; amino-acid sequence: MANETGLVEPKIAEFTLKGTLTGDFQTISKRLSTLQMFSIKINPDNSLVMLNIESRDIQKNPFLFFIITLKPDTISVQYSIAQDTSEKMRRLYVIKNLLGILSLITDLYYADPAGTYQYVDSAIDDMLNSLSQNYSALFNNYDSLFNEYRELKRLNIELTASNKNLTVQAAQLSAENRDLKNRLSSLETFSDESLMVMIEDWIDAHNNTIDLMEFSKTYKISPPRVEQMLNKMVSTGYIELKG
- a CDS encoding ATP-binding protein, whose translation is MSILKLQHIMSNEIGKRAFMSRPPEPPANVLINDPFKAIYIGSTKLFKVPFSWSFTNLTNPHIAVVGITGAGKSYFVKTFLIRASYIWDTNAVIIDWAAEYKAWVKQSGGVIVSLGKGDYINIMDLSGMKPLDRTKQILTSFEILTDIAAYPEQRRLTEEAIEQAYVNAGFNIAEPAPEGKDAPTLKDAISILEEQLQEGTYEYPAELENAIYRLRQFAREGEDYFSRKSTINLQKLASSGLVDIDLSGLPDERFRALAALFILQTLKERMRFEGWSENKGIRTLVVLDEAWKIAGDEKSDAVMIVREGRKYQFGLIVASQNPTDINEAIFSNVGTSFILRIKFEKFLDYVQGSLNFSDFIRSEISKFGVGQAAVNMAFQTSLQFPEIFVLDRVKGEEPLYVYTIDLSDVLTQSELSAGIIQRDYQFEEEELKNKFIEYNVNVDSINKIFSTIDTEGRSLKILDFVRLMATNGVTNADIVSFLKSLSIDDMLITRIISSTGVMNA